The following proteins are encoded in a genomic region of Desulfatiglans anilini DSM 4660:
- the mltA gene encoding murein transglycosylase A, producing the protein MPLSRCLWLTAALFASAFLACRPAVEKRVEKPEPALQLVQSHLPSFSDDLDRASLIQAVERTFAYLDRLPDEAPFDYGERRFTARQVRESHALFLALLREETSPDALAAAVKRHFLVFKASGRTPSGEVLFTGYFEPLYPASTRPDDVFAHPIYRRPKDLLRIRLEAFHPKFKGESIVARIEGGRVLPYYSRAEIESEKPLDGKGLEIAWLKDPVDVAFLQIQGSGRLRLTDGRELPVGYAEANGRPYRAIGGYMIEKGYLTREEMSMQRIRSYLEEHPEKVQEVLDANPSYIFFRPLQDGPYGNIGVHLTPERSLAADAALFPKGSLAFISCSKPRAGSEAADLEWQPFSRFMVIQDTGGAIKGPGRADIFWGNGPYAELAAGHLRHTGDLYVLIKKP; encoded by the coding sequence ATGCCTCTAAGCCGCTGCCTTTGGCTGACTGCCGCGCTCTTCGCCTCCGCGTTCCTCGCGTGCCGCCCGGCCGTGGAGAAACGGGTCGAGAAGCCCGAACCGGCCCTCCAACTCGTGCAATCCCATCTCCCGTCCTTTTCGGACGACCTGGACCGGGCCTCCCTCATCCAGGCCGTCGAGCGGACCTTCGCCTATCTCGACCGCCTGCCGGACGAAGCCCCGTTCGACTACGGCGAACGGAGGTTCACCGCCCGGCAGGTGCGGGAAAGCCACGCCCTGTTCCTGGCCCTTCTGCGTGAAGAAACGAGCCCCGATGCCCTGGCGGCGGCGGTCAAACGCCATTTTCTGGTCTTCAAGGCCAGCGGGAGGACGCCTTCGGGAGAGGTCCTTTTCACCGGCTACTTCGAGCCGCTCTATCCGGCCAGCACCCGGCCGGACGACGTCTTTGCCCATCCGATCTACCGGAGGCCGAAGGACCTCCTGCGCATCCGTCTCGAGGCCTTCCATCCCAAGTTCAAAGGCGAGAGCATCGTCGCCCGGATCGAGGGCGGGCGGGTTCTCCCCTACTACAGCCGGGCTGAGATCGAATCCGAAAAACCGCTCGACGGGAAGGGCCTCGAAATCGCCTGGCTGAAGGATCCGGTGGACGTCGCCTTCCTGCAGATTCAGGGGTCCGGCCGCCTGCGGCTGACGGACGGGCGAGAACTCCCCGTCGGATACGCTGAGGCCAACGGGCGCCCTTACCGGGCCATCGGGGGCTACATGATCGAAAAGGGCTATCTGACCCGCGAAGAGATGTCCATGCAGCGCATCCGAAGCTACCTCGAGGAGCACCCCGAAAAGGTCCAGGAGGTCCTGGACGCCAACCCCTCCTACATCTTTTTCCGCCCCCTCCAGGACGGCCCCTATGGGAACATCGGCGTCCATCTGACGCCTGAAAGATCGCTCGCCGCCGACGCCGCCCTCTTCCCGAAAGGGTCCCTCGCCTTCATCTCCTGCAGCAAGCCAAGGGCCGGATCGGAGGCGGCAGACCTCGAATGGCAGCCCTTCTCCCGTTTCATGGTCATCCAGGACACCGGGGGCGCCATCAAGGGCCCGGGGCGCGCGGACATCTTCTGGGGCAACGGCCCCTATGCGGAGCTCGCCGCGGGGCACCTCCGCCACACCGGTGATCTCTACGTCCTCATTAAAAAACCCTGA
- the glyS gene encoding glycine--tRNA ligase subunit beta gives MSSEFILEIGTEEIPAGYLADGLENLRRLWEELLAKNEIGFAERPAVYGTPRRLVLRAAGVERKQRDRVQEVTGPPRQVAYDKDGRPTKAALGFAQKQGVAVEALGTISTPRGEYLHVKHAIAGRPAAEILAENLPALIAAVPWPKSMRWGSENVPFVRPIHWIVALFEGAVVPFELAGIRSGSRSAGHRFMAPEPFEVAGWERYLKDTAERFVVIDPAEREERVREQVEAAAASVGGRPSDDPELVSINANLVEYPSAVAGHFDEAFLAVPPAVLITAMREHQKYFAVYDQAGNLMPHFIAVNNTRARDERVVRRGHERVLRARLSDARFFFEEDRKRPLIERLEDLKGVIYQADLGTSYAKVQRFGRLARYLAERVLPEKTSSVETAARLCKCDLVSHMVGEFPTLQGVMGTEYARIEGYPEEVAEALGEHYLPNRAGGEMPRSKIGALVGVADRMDTITGCFAVGLEPSGSADPFALRRHALAIIRILEEFAWNISLDDLIDRSLEFLGEEIAFDRAAVFEKVQAFFMERCRQMMLRSGYVADLVEAVLSVAFDPVTRIPRRLEQLQRFVAESGDFETAAMTFKRVSNILKKTEERFKVNPALFKEPSEGALWDAIEAVRSEVIRCVEREEYYAAMQRLKELRAPVDRFFDQVEVMTKDDPALRENRIAVLQDLESLFLRVADFSKFGV, from the coding sequence ATGTCTTCAGAATTCATATTGGAAATTGGCACCGAGGAGATCCCGGCGGGCTATCTGGCCGACGGCCTCGAAAACCTGAGGAGGCTCTGGGAAGAGCTGCTGGCGAAGAACGAGATCGGTTTCGCCGAACGGCCCGCCGTTTATGGCACGCCTCGAAGGCTTGTCCTGCGGGCTGCGGGCGTCGAGCGGAAACAGCGCGACCGGGTGCAGGAGGTTACGGGCCCCCCCAGGCAGGTGGCCTACGACAAGGATGGCCGCCCGACCAAGGCGGCGCTCGGATTCGCCCAGAAGCAGGGGGTGGCGGTCGAGGCCCTCGGGACCATCTCGACGCCCAGGGGCGAGTACCTGCATGTGAAGCATGCCATCGCCGGAAGACCGGCGGCCGAGATCCTGGCCGAGAACCTGCCGGCGCTGATCGCGGCCGTTCCCTGGCCCAAGTCCATGCGCTGGGGGAGCGAGAACGTCCCGTTCGTGCGGCCGATCCACTGGATCGTGGCCCTTTTCGAAGGCGCCGTGGTCCCGTTCGAGCTGGCGGGGATCCGGAGCGGCAGCCGTTCCGCGGGGCACCGCTTCATGGCCCCGGAGCCTTTCGAGGTCGCCGGCTGGGAGCGCTATCTGAAGGACACCGCCGAGCGGTTCGTGGTCATCGACCCGGCGGAGCGCGAAGAGCGGGTGAGGGAGCAGGTGGAAGCGGCCGCGGCATCGGTGGGCGGCCGCCCGTCCGATGATCCGGAACTCGTCTCGATCAACGCCAATTTGGTCGAATACCCTTCGGCCGTGGCCGGGCACTTCGACGAGGCGTTTCTCGCCGTGCCCCCGGCCGTCCTCATCACCGCCATGCGCGAGCACCAGAAGTACTTCGCGGTCTATGACCAGGCCGGCAACCTGATGCCGCACTTCATCGCCGTCAACAACACCCGTGCGCGCGACGAACGGGTCGTGCGCCGGGGGCATGAGCGTGTGCTGCGGGCGCGCCTGTCGGATGCCCGCTTCTTCTTCGAGGAGGACCGTAAAAGGCCGCTCATCGAACGGCTGGAGGATTTGAAGGGCGTCATCTACCAGGCCGACCTCGGGACGTCCTACGCCAAGGTGCAGCGCTTCGGGCGCCTAGCCCGCTATCTGGCGGAGCGGGTCCTGCCGGAAAAGACCTCGTCTGTCGAGACCGCCGCGCGCCTGTGCAAGTGCGATCTCGTGAGCCACATGGTCGGGGAGTTCCCGACCCTGCAGGGCGTGATGGGCACGGAATACGCCCGGATCGAGGGGTATCCGGAAGAGGTGGCCGAGGCCCTGGGAGAACACTATCTCCCGAACCGCGCCGGGGGCGAGATGCCTCGCTCGAAGATCGGCGCGCTTGTGGGTGTGGCCGACCGGATGGACACCATCACGGGCTGCTTCGCCGTGGGGCTCGAACCGAGCGGGAGCGCCGACCCCTTCGCCCTGCGCCGGCACGCCCTGGCGATCATCCGGATCCTGGAGGAATTCGCATGGAACATCTCCCTGGACGACCTGATCGACCGGTCCCTGGAGTTTCTGGGAGAAGAGATCGCGTTTGACCGGGCTGCGGTCTTCGAAAAGGTGCAGGCCTTTTTCATGGAGCGCTGCCGCCAGATGATGCTCCGCTCCGGCTATGTCGCGGATCTCGTGGAGGCCGTCCTTTCGGTCGCCTTCGATCCCGTGACACGCATTCCGCGCAGGCTCGAACAGCTCCAGCGCTTTGTCGCGGAATCGGGGGATTTCGAGACGGCCGCAATGACGTTCAAGCGCGTCAGCAACATCCTCAAGAAGACGGAAGAGCGTTTCAAGGTGAATCCGGCGCTCTTCAAGGAGCCGAGCGAGGGCGCCCTCTGGGATGCGATCGAGGCGGTGCGGTCCGAGGTGATCCGCTGCGTCGAGCGGGAGGAGTACTACGCCGCGATGCAGCGGTTGAAGGAACTCCGCGCTCCGGTGGACCGCTTCTTCGACCAGGTGGAGGTCATGACGAAGGATGACCCCGCCCTGCGCGAAAACCGGATCGCGGTTCTGCAGGATCTCGAGAGCCTGTTCCTGCGGGTCGCGGATTTCTCGAAATTCGGCGTGTAG
- the glyQ gene encoding glycine--tRNA ligase subunit alpha produces the protein MTFQELIFALERYWSDRGCLIQQPYDLEVGAGTFNPATLLRVLGPEPWAVAYVEPSRRPTDGRYGENPNRLGHYYQYQVILKPSPLEVQALYLGSLEALGIDPLDHDIRFVEDDWESPTLGASGLGWEVWLDGMEITQFTYFQQAGSIRLDPISVEITYGLERIAMYLQEKENVYDLDWNGRVSYGDVHRKGEWELSVYNFEQADVEMMLQLFSLYESEAKRTAAKGLVLPSYDYCLKCSHTFNILDARGAISVTERTHYIERIRNLARLSAKTYLQQREEMGFPLLAKAAA, from the coding sequence ATGACATTTCAGGAACTCATTTTCGCCCTCGAGCGGTACTGGTCCGACAGGGGCTGCCTGATTCAGCAGCCCTACGACCTCGAGGTGGGGGCGGGGACCTTCAACCCGGCGACCCTGCTGCGCGTCCTCGGGCCGGAGCCCTGGGCGGTCGCCTACGTGGAGCCCTCGAGGCGCCCCACGGACGGGCGGTACGGGGAGAACCCCAACCGGCTCGGGCACTACTACCAGTATCAGGTCATCCTCAAGCCGTCCCCCCTGGAGGTTCAGGCGCTCTATCTCGGAAGCCTCGAGGCCCTGGGGATCGATCCCCTCGACCACGACATCCGCTTCGTAGAAGACGACTGGGAATCCCCGACGCTGGGGGCCTCGGGGCTCGGGTGGGAGGTCTGGCTCGACGGGATGGAGATCACGCAGTTTACCTATTTTCAGCAGGCCGGAAGCATACGCCTCGATCCCATTTCGGTCGAGATCACCTACGGGCTCGAGCGGATTGCCATGTACCTGCAGGAGAAGGAAAACGTCTACGATCTCGACTGGAACGGGCGGGTCTCTTATGGGGATGTCCATCGCAAGGGCGAGTGGGAGCTCTCGGTCTACAACTTCGAGCAAGCCGATGTGGAGATGATGCTGCAGCTCTTTTCGCTTTACGAGAGCGAGGCGAAGAGGACCGCCGCCAAGGGGCTCGTCCTCCCCTCCTATGACTACTGCCTCAAGTGTTCGCACACCTTCAACATCCTCGATGCGCGCGGTGCGATCAGCGTGACGGAGCGGACCCACTACATCGAGCGGATCCGCAACCTGGCGCGTCTGAGCGCGAAGACGTACCTGCAGCAGCGCGAGGAGATGGGGTTCCCGCTGCTGGCTAAGGCCGCCGCGTGA
- a CDS encoding class I adenylate-forming enzyme family protein encodes MPQTPELVYSSFDRACERWPERTAVIYLGQRFSYRRMRELIDRFATALHALGVRPGERIMIYLPNLPQFLIAYFGAQVVGAVPVPVSPIYTPHEIRYLLNDTGAKTVVCLDTNYRYVKEVWPETALKRVIVTTHDEMLPAYKRLFGWMFDLVPRGTTEKGENLHRFGALLRQYPPSPPQVEVDPIDHPCYILYTGGTTGFPKGCVMSHAGMVSFVEEIREVGEGFIRDEEEAFVMVNPLFHQLAQGVLLGMVLSRGNTCILMPIPQVDAILDAIERHRATLFLGAPTLYRMILENDRLDLFDLHSLRYCWSGGDVLPLETFERWKKLLEIPIYQAYGATEVGFTCMSPLDREPVPGSIGMPLPSREVMIVDHETLEPVDEGEPGELLVTFRHISDGYWRKPDETAKAYIDIEGRRWYRMNDFVRRDETGLLYYVDRSADIIKCKGYRVSASEIESCLLDHEAVIEACVVGVPDKKLGERIKAIVVLKQDARGVSGADLTRWCRERLAEYKIPQYIEFRDMLPKSKVGKLLRRDIRDEERRKMKK; translated from the coding sequence ATGCCCCAGACACCCGAACTGGTTTATTCCTCCTTCGACCGGGCGTGCGAACGCTGGCCGGAGCGCACGGCCGTCATCTACCTCGGTCAGCGGTTCAGCTACCGCCGCATGCGGGAGCTGATCGACCGGTTCGCGACGGCGCTGCACGCCCTCGGGGTGCGCCCGGGGGAGCGGATCATGATCTACCTGCCGAACCTGCCCCAGTTCCTGATCGCCTACTTCGGCGCGCAGGTGGTCGGCGCCGTGCCCGTCCCGGTCTCGCCCATCTACACGCCGCACGAGATCCGCTACCTCTTGAACGACACCGGGGCGAAGACCGTGGTCTGCCTCGACACCAATTACCGCTACGTCAAAGAGGTCTGGCCCGAGACGGCCCTGAAGCGCGTGATCGTGACCACCCACGACGAGATGCTGCCCGCCTACAAACGCCTCTTCGGGTGGATGTTCGACCTCGTCCCGCGCGGGACGACCGAAAAGGGCGAGAACCTGCACCGGTTCGGCGCGCTCCTCAGGCAATACCCGCCCAGCCCCCCCCAGGTCGAGGTGGACCCGATCGACCATCCCTGCTACATCCTTTACACCGGCGGCACCACGGGGTTTCCCAAGGGCTGCGTCATGAGCCATGCGGGCATGGTCTCGTTCGTGGAGGAGATCCGGGAGGTCGGCGAGGGCTTCATCCGGGACGAGGAAGAGGCCTTTGTCATGGTCAACCCGCTCTTCCACCAGCTCGCCCAGGGGGTCCTCCTCGGCATGGTGCTGAGCCGGGGGAACACCTGCATCCTGATGCCCATTCCGCAGGTGGACGCCATCCTGGACGCCATCGAGCGGCACAGGGCCACGCTTTTTCTAGGGGCCCCGACCCTCTACCGCATGATCCTCGAAAACGACCGGCTCGACCTGTTCGACCTGCACTCCCTCCGCTACTGCTGGAGCGGCGGCGACGTCCTGCCGCTCGAGACCTTCGAACGCTGGAAGAAGCTCCTGGAAATCCCGATCTACCAGGCCTACGGGGCCACCGAGGTGGGCTTCACCTGCATGAGCCCCCTCGACCGCGAGCCGGTGCCGGGCAGCATCGGGATGCCGCTGCCTTCGCGCGAGGTGATGATCGTGGACCACGAGACCCTCGAGCCGGTCGATGAGGGCGAGCCGGGGGAGCTTTTGGTGACCTTCCGCCACATCTCGGACGGCTACTGGCGCAAGCCCGATGAAACGGCCAAGGCGTATATCGACATCGAGGGCCGCCGGTGGTACCGCATGAACGACTTCGTGCGGCGCGACGAAACGGGGCTCCTCTACTACGTGGACCGCAGCGCCGACATCATCAAGTGCAAGGGCTACCGGGTTTCGGCCTCGGAGATCGAGTCCTGCCTCCTGGACCACGAGGCGGTGATCGAGGCCTGCGTGGTGGGCGTGCCGGACAAGAAGCTCGGCGAGCGCATCAAGGCGATCGTGGTGCTCAAGCAGGACGCGCGGGGCGTCAGCGGCGCGGATCTCACCCGCTGGTGCCGGGAGCGTCTGGCCGAGTACAAGATCCCCCAGTACATCGAATTCCGCGACATGCTCCCCAAATCCAAGGTCGGCAAGCTGCTGCGCCGCGACATCCGCGACGAGGAGCGCCGCAAGATGAAGAAGTGA
- a CDS encoding ABC transporter ATP-binding protein — MNHLEIKDLMVFYENALAINNVSLSVEKGGITGVFGANSAGKSTLMYTASGVILDVQKKERMRGGQRLTILGSILFEGREIRHLEASERARLGMVLCPERRRIFKESSVMENLRIGGVLATRAQAVRTLDYVFRIFPKLKLLRKREGGFLSGGEQQMLAIGRALMAQPKLLLLDEPLLGLSPLMETMLTEAVENINQETGISVVLAEQYARPVLPLIDFGYVMENGGVVVMGRAQELMDNPDVKSAYFGM; from the coding sequence ATGAACCATCTGGAGATCAAGGACCTCATGGTCTTCTACGAGAACGCCCTCGCCATCAACAACGTCTCGCTCAGCGTGGAGAAGGGCGGGATCACGGGCGTTTTCGGGGCCAACAGCGCCGGGAAGTCCACCCTCATGTACACCGCGTCGGGGGTCATCCTGGACGTGCAGAAAAAGGAGCGCATGCGGGGCGGCCAGCGCCTGACCATTCTGGGTAGCATCCTCTTCGAAGGCCGCGAGATCCGTCACTTGGAGGCGAGCGAGCGGGCCCGCCTCGGGATGGTCCTGTGCCCGGAGAGGCGCCGCATCTTCAAGGAGAGCTCGGTGATGGAAAACCTCCGCATCGGCGGTGTCCTCGCCACCCGGGCCCAGGCGGTGCGCACGCTCGACTACGTGTTCCGCATCTTTCCGAAGTTGAAGCTCCTGCGGAAGCGGGAGGGCGGCTTCCTGAGCGGCGGCGAACAGCAGATGCTCGCCATCGGCCGCGCCCTGATGGCCCAGCCGAAGCTGCTCCTGCTGGACGAACCCCTGCTGGGGCTGAGCCCTCTCATGGAGACCATGCTGACAGAAGCCGTCGAGAACATCAACCAGGAGACCGGCATCAGCGTGGTCCTGGCCGAGCAGTACGCGAGGCCTGTGCTGCCCCTCATCGACTTCGGCTACGTCATGGAAAACGGCGGGGTGGTGGTGATGGGGCGGGCCCAGGAACTGATGGACAACCCGGACGTGAAATCGGCGTATTTCGGGATGTAG
- a CDS encoding ABC transporter ATP-binding protein, with protein MTGERILEVTNLWKSFGGVHAMSGVSFDLHKGEVVGIIGPNGAGKTTLVNLLTGFVKPDDGRITFMGERIDGLPPHKIALRGLVRTFQVMRPFHTMAAYKNLIVPLNSPRVRKTRSGALGDLDSVAIDILEEIGFERDARVPYKTAGSLPLGYLKRLELARCLALQPVVVLCDEVFSGMSMSEIASMLPLLEKMQMNGITLMMVEHRLRELFKLAGRVMVINFGEKIADGPPAEVMEDPAVKKAYMGAEDRK; from the coding sequence ATGACCGGAGAACGCATCCTGGAAGTCACGAATCTCTGGAAGTCCTTCGGCGGGGTCCATGCCATGAGCGGCGTCAGCTTCGACCTGCACAAGGGCGAGGTGGTCGGGATCATCGGCCCGAACGGGGCGGGAAAGACGACGCTCGTGAACCTTCTGACCGGCTTCGTCAAGCCGGACGACGGGCGGATCACCTTCATGGGCGAACGGATCGACGGCCTGCCCCCTCACAAGATCGCGCTGCGCGGGCTGGTCCGGACCTTCCAGGTCATGCGTCCCTTCCACACCATGGCTGCCTACAAGAATCTCATTGTGCCGCTCAACTCGCCGCGCGTCCGGAAGACCCGCTCCGGGGCCCTCGGCGACCTCGACTCCGTCGCCATCGACATCCTCGAGGAGATCGGCTTCGAGCGCGACGCCCGGGTGCCTTACAAGACGGCGGGGTCGCTCCCCCTCGGGTATCTGAAGCGGCTCGAACTGGCCCGGTGCCTGGCGCTCCAGCCCGTGGTGGTCCTGTGCGACGAGGTGTTTTCGGGCATGAGCATGTCGGAGATCGCCAGCATGCTCCCGCTGCTCGAAAAGATGCAGATGAACGGCATCACCCTGATGATGGTGGAGCACCGCCTGCGGGAGCTCTTCAAGCTGGCCGGCCGGGTCATGGTGATCAACTTCGGCGAAAAGATCGCCGACGGGCCGCCCGCGGAGGTGATGGAGGACCCGGCCGTCAAGAAGGCTTACATGGGCGCGGAGGACCGGAAATGA
- a CDS encoding branched-chain amino acid ABC transporter permease → MEMSERRKKRLDRSITVRSRGLYALSSWREMTFLLLPRVALVALLCALPLMLDMYWQRVFCAAATYAMLALAFDFLAQYAGLVCLGLSMFIGLGGYVSGSLNHYWGWPIWVTIPLASVAGAALGTLALVLCLRLRGVYFAIVSFMLPLFLVSFIIATSILGSTEGISSLDYLPNIWVEQYLLVGALLVALFGLRRLMTEDFGIILQAVKDNDQAVKASGIDITAYKIKALFLAALIGSFCGAYLSHLYGWLGLSMFAMDFSILPIAATVMGGMGTLAGPVIGAFVLTPLSEALRGFGQLRVVLYSLILLAFILYKPEGILNYLERKYFQFERWEKV, encoded by the coding sequence ATGGAGATGTCCGAACGGCGCAAAAAGCGCCTCGACCGGAGCATTACGGTCAGAAGCCGCGGGCTCTATGCCCTCAGTTCCTGGCGGGAGATGACCTTTCTGCTCCTCCCGCGCGTGGCTCTGGTGGCTCTTCTCTGCGCGCTCCCCCTGATGCTCGACATGTATTGGCAGCGCGTGTTCTGCGCGGCCGCCACCTATGCCATGCTGGCCCTGGCCTTCGATTTTCTGGCCCAGTACGCGGGGCTCGTCTGCCTCGGCCTCTCCATGTTCATCGGCCTCGGGGGCTACGTCTCCGGAAGCCTCAACCACTACTGGGGATGGCCCATCTGGGTCACCATCCCCCTGGCCTCGGTGGCCGGGGCGGCGCTCGGCACCCTCGCGCTGGTCCTCTGTCTGCGGCTGCGCGGGGTCTATTTCGCCATCGTCAGCTTCATGCTGCCGCTCTTCCTGGTCTCCTTCATCATCGCGACCAGCATCCTCGGAAGCACCGAGGGGATCAGCAGCCTCGACTACCTGCCCAACATCTGGGTGGAGCAGTACCTGCTGGTGGGGGCGCTGCTGGTCGCGCTCTTCGGCCTCCGCCGGCTGATGACCGAGGATTTCGGGATCATCCTGCAGGCGGTCAAGGACAACGATCAGGCGGTGAAGGCCTCGGGCATCGACATCACCGCCTACAAAATCAAGGCCCTTTTTCTGGCCGCCCTGATCGGGTCCTTCTGCGGCGCGTACCTGAGCCACCTCTACGGCTGGCTGGGGCTGTCCATGTTCGCCATGGACTTTTCCATCCTGCCGATCGCCGCGACGGTCATGGGCGGGATGGGCACCCTCGCCGGCCCGGTGATCGGGGCCTTCGTCCTGACGCCGCTCTCGGAGGCCCTGCGGGGCTTCGGGCAGCTGCGGGTGGTGCTTTACAGCCTCATCCTCCTCGCCTTCATCCTCTACAAGCCCGAAGGGATCCTGAACTACCTCGAACGGAAGTACTTCCAGTTCGAGCGCTGGGAAAAGGTGTAG
- a CDS encoding branched-chain amino acid ABC transporter permease, which translates to MVLQRKWMSAAGPTTHSRGAGMEILIYGAVNSMIFMLLAAGFALVYGVSRIPNFAHGAVYVLVGFLTWSFLNDLKLPYILAILLALVVSALLGLIIYRLVLIRLRGMPTSEIIASFAVSLVILEGLRLQGIAGFKGFIGPFYSLPPFFDAKINVAGVFVDFQRLFILGFGSLILVAIYLFTHYSKAGLKLRAIAQDEQAAMMLGIHPDRTAMLSLAVGSALAGMAAVLVLPLGNLAVEQGYHVLIRALAVCIVGGLGSWAGTILASLVLGYTVIISSTLLGTVWESMVLVGTIILILLLKPSGLLGKQKELEERV; encoded by the coding sequence ATGGTTCTGCAGCGGAAGTGGATGTCGGCTGCAGGACCGACAACCCACAGCCGAGGTGCGGGCATGGAGATCCTGATCTACGGGGCGGTGAACAGCATGATTTTCATGCTGCTGGCCGCCGGATTCGCGCTGGTTTACGGCGTCAGCCGCATCCCCAATTTCGCCCACGGCGCGGTTTACGTGCTTGTGGGCTTCCTGACCTGGAGCTTCCTGAACGACCTGAAGCTGCCCTACATCCTGGCGATCCTCCTGGCGCTCGTCGTGTCCGCGCTGCTGGGGCTGATCATTTACCGTCTCGTGTTGATCCGGCTGCGGGGGATGCCCACCTCGGAGATCATCGCCTCCTTCGCCGTCAGCCTGGTCATTCTCGAAGGGCTCCGGCTGCAGGGCATCGCCGGGTTCAAGGGGTTCATCGGGCCGTTCTACTCCCTCCCGCCGTTTTTCGACGCCAAGATCAACGTCGCCGGGGTCTTCGTGGACTTCCAGCGCCTCTTCATCCTGGGCTTCGGCAGCCTGATCCTCGTGGCCATCTATCTCTTCACCCATTACAGCAAGGCGGGGTTGAAGCTGAGGGCGATCGCGCAGGACGAACAGGCGGCCATGATGCTGGGGATCCATCCGGACCGGACCGCGATGCTGTCCCTGGCGGTCGGGTCAGCCCTGGCGGGGATGGCGGCGGTCCTGGTCCTCCCCCTGGGGAACCTGGCGGTGGAGCAGGGATACCACGTCCTGATCCGGGCGCTCGCCGTCTGCATCGTGGGAGGGCTCGGAAGCTGGGCCGGGACGATCCTGGCCTCCCTGGTGCTCGGCTACACGGTGATCATCAGCAGCACGCTCTTGGGGACCGTCTGGGAGTCGATGGTGCTTGTCGGGACGATCATTCTCATCCTTCTGCTCAAGCCCTCCGGGCTCCTCGGCAAGCAGAAGGAACTGGAGGAAAGGGTCTGA
- a CDS encoding ABC transporter substrate-binding protein: MKVASCLGKVFLVLVCAALWSVPAGPDPAAAADPIIVGAPIPRASGYGQNGERGMVLATEEINAAGGVNVGGEKRPIKLEIIDSRDEEPGVPARDVLLAIEKLILDTKAHFIAGGPCMSECSIAAMDLYARYGIVDIVGIGSYTPTWDQKVAENREKYKHSFRASGSVKWYVKEALDLLTSLKENHGFNRLFISIDDSLMCRKAAQIVEEKAKAMGWEITGYDKHPIGTTDYTVPLTECKKSGAQVLFVWAYAPETSIMIRQWADLEVPALPLGFIGAAEDPGFWEATGGKTAYVVVNLSEAGATPSDVTPKSRAYYEAYEKRWGVPPRSTGSVSGYETMYILTDAIQRAGTLDKEAVIDALLKTDLQLVRGTVRFDENHQIVYGYDPQTSVLGNWIQWQDGQRVTIFPKAAATGELKLPPWMKK; encoded by the coding sequence ATGAAGGTAGCGAGCTGTCTGGGGAAGGTCTTTTTGGTGCTGGTGTGCGCGGCCCTCTGGTCGGTTCCCGCGGGCCCTGATCCGGCTGCGGCCGCGGATCCCATCATCGTCGGCGCGCCGATTCCGAGGGCGAGCGGCTATGGGCAGAACGGCGAGCGGGGGATGGTGCTCGCGACCGAGGAGATCAATGCCGCCGGGGGCGTCAATGTGGGCGGCGAGAAACGGCCCATCAAACTCGAGATCATCGACAGCCGGGATGAAGAGCCGGGCGTGCCGGCCCGCGACGTGCTCCTGGCGATCGAGAAGCTGATCCTCGACACCAAGGCCCACTTCATCGCCGGCGGCCCCTGTATGTCGGAGTGCTCGATCGCCGCGATGGACCTTTACGCCCGGTACGGGATCGTGGACATCGTGGGGATCGGTTCCTACACCCCCACCTGGGATCAGAAAGTCGCCGAGAACCGGGAAAAATACAAGCACTCCTTCCGGGCGAGCGGCAGCGTGAAGTGGTATGTCAAAGAGGCCCTGGACCTCCTGACCAGCCTCAAGGAAAACCACGGCTTCAATAGGCTGTTCATCTCCATCGACGACAGCCTCATGTGCCGGAAGGCTGCGCAGATCGTGGAAGAGAAGGCGAAGGCCATGGGATGGGAGATCACCGGATACGACAAGCACCCGATCGGCACCACGGACTACACGGTGCCCCTGACCGAGTGCAAGAAGTCGGGCGCGCAGGTGCTCTTCGTCTGGGCGTATGCCCCCGAGACCTCCATCATGATCCGGCAATGGGCGGACCTCGAAGTGCCGGCGCTGCCGCTCGGCTTCATCGGGGCGGCTGAAGACCCCGGTTTCTGGGAGGCCACGGGCGGGAAGACCGCCTATGTGGTGGTGAACCTCTCGGAGGCCGGCGCGACCCCCTCCGATGTCACCCCGAAGTCCCGCGCCTATTACGAGGCCTATGAGAAGCGCTGGGGCGTGCCGCCGCGCAGCACCGGGTCCGTGAGCGGGTACGAGACCATGTACATCCTGACGGACGCCATCCAGCGGGCCGGGACCCTCGACAAGGAGGCCGTCATCGACGCCCTCCTGAAGACCGACCTCCAACTGGTGCGCGGGACGGTCCGCTTCGACGAGAACCATCAGATCGTCTACGGCTATGACCCCCAGACGAGCGTGCTCGGGAACTGGATCCAATGGCAGGACGGCCAGCGGGTGACCATCTTCCCGAAGGCCGCCGCCACCGGGGAACTGAAGCTCCCGCCCTGGATGAAGAAGTAG